In Camelus dromedarius isolate mCamDro1 chromosome 4, mCamDro1.pat, whole genome shotgun sequence, the following are encoded in one genomic region:
- the ORC2 gene encoding origin recognition complex subunit 2: protein MMSKLESKEEKMLEVQFVGDDDVLNHILDREGGAKIKKERAQLLVNTKKIVKKPEYGLEEDDQEVLKDQNYVEVLGRDVQESLKNGSATDGGNKVYSFQNRKHPEKMAKLASELAKTPQKNVSFNLKNDPEIMIDIPQCSKGHSASDKVQLKNNDKSEFLSTAPRGLRKRLIVPRSHSDSESEYSASNSEDDEGASQEYEEDTNEVILSEKIQAQNRVASAPVCKETPSKKMKRDKTSDLVEEYFEAHSSSKVLTSDRTLQKLKRAKLDQQTLRNLLSKVSPSFSAELKQLNQQYEQLFHKWMLQLHLGFNIVLYGLGSKRNLLERFRTTMLQDCLHVVINGFFPGISVKSILNSITEEVLDHMGTFRSVLDQLDWIINKFKEDSSLELFLLIHNLDSQMLRGDKSQQIIGQLSSLRNIYLIASIDHLNAPLMWDHAKQSLYNWLWYETTTYSPYTEETSYENSLLVKQSGSLPLSSLTHVLRSLTPNARGIFRLLIKYQLDNQDNPSYIGLSFQDFYQQCREAFLVNSDLTLRAQLTEFRDHKLIRTKKGTDGVEYLLIPVDNGTLTDFLEMEEEEF, encoded by the exons ATGATGAGTAAGCTGgaatcaaaggaagaaaagatgctGGAGGTTCAGTTTGTGGGAGATGATGATGTTCTTAACCACATTCTTGATAGAGAAGGAG gagctaaaattaaaaaggagcgAGCCCAGCTTTTGGTCAAcacaaaaaaaatagtaaagaagcCAGAATATGGTTTGGAGGAAGACGACCAGGAAGTCTTAAAAGATCAGAACTATGTGGAAGTTTTAGGACGAGATGTTCAAG aatcctTGAAAAATGGCTCTGCTACAGATGGTGGGAATaaagtgtattcttttcagaaTAGAAAACACCCTGAAAAGATGGCTAAATTAG CTTCAGAACTAGcgaaaaccccccaaaaaaatgtcTCATTCAATTTGAAGAATGATCCTGAAATTATGATAGACATTCCTCAATGTAGCAAAG ggCATTCTGCTTCAGACAAAGTTCAGTTGAAG aacaATGATAAAAGTGAATTTCTGTCAACAGCACCTCGTGGGCTACGGAAAAGATTAATag TTCCAAGGTCTCATTCTGACAGTGAAAGTGAATATTCTGCTTCCAACTCGGAGGATGATGAAGGGGCTTCACAAGAATAtgaagaggacactaatgaagtCATACTGAGTGAAAAGATTCAAGCTCAGAATAGAGTAGCTTCAGCTCCTGTTTGCAAAGAAACACcatccaagaaaatgaaaagagacaaaACA AGTGACTTAGTAGAAGAGTATTTTGAAGCCCACAGCAGTTCAAAAGTTTTAACCTCTGACAGAACGCTGCAAAAACTAAAGCGAGCTAAACTGGATCAG caaACTTTGCGTAACTTATTGAGCAAggtttctccttccttttctgctgAACTTAAACAACTAAATCAACAATACGAACAATTAtttcataaatggatgttgcAGTTACA CCTGGGGTTCAACATTGTGCTTTACGGTTTGGGTTCTAAGAGAAATTTACTAGAAAGATTTCGCACCACCATGCTGCAAGATTGCCTTCATGTTGTCATCAATGGCTTCTTTCCTGGAATCAGTGTGAAatca ATCCTGAATTCTATAACAGAAGAAGTCCTCGATCATATGGGTACTTTCCGCAGTGTACTGGATCAGCTAGACTGgataataaacaaatttaaagaaG aTTCTTCTTTAGAACTCTTCCTTCTTATCCACAATTTGGATAGCCAAATGCTGAGAGGAGACAAAAGCCAGCAAATTATTGGACAGTTGTCATCTTTACGTAACATATACCTTATAGCATCTATTGATCACCTCAATGCTCCTCTCA TGTGGGATCATGCAAAGCAGAGTCTTTATAACTGGCTCTGGTATGAAACTACTACATATAGTCCTTATACTGAAGAAACCTCCTATGAAAATTCTCTTCTGGTAAAACAATCTGGATCACTACCACTTAGTTCTCTAACTCATGTCTTACGAAGCCTTACCCCTAACGCAAG ggGGATTTTCAGGCTACTAATAAAGTACCAGCTGGATAACCAGGATAACCCTTCTTACATTG GACTTTCTTTTCAAGACTTTTACCAGCAGTGTCGGGAGGCATTTCTTGTCAATAGTGATCTGACACTTCGGGCCCAGCTCACTGAATTTAGGGACCACAAGCTTATAAGAACAAAGAAG GGAACTGATGGAGTGGAATATTTATTAATTCCTGTTGACAATGGAACACTGACTGATTTCCTggaaatggaagaggaggagTTTTGA